One Eubacteriales bacterium mix99 genomic window carries:
- the mraY gene encoding phospho-N-acetylmuramoyl-pentapeptide-transferase: protein MKYFAMVVILAFLATLLMGILLIPWLKKLKFRQTVREDGPKSHLAKTGTPTMGGLLFQIPLIVISLILTRGNRDFVFFAVLSTVGFGLIGFLDDYIGIVKSRSLGLRAYQKIIGQLVLSVALAYYAYTNEYIGSSVILPFVGKEWDLGIFYIPVTVFIIIGTVNSVNLTDGLDGLCSGVTLIVSATLNIILLSVCQMDRTRHIAYLAENYGELLIFSAALTGGCLGFLRYNAHPAQVFMGDTGSLALGGAVAALSVLLRIPLWLPIIGGIYMVEALSDIIQVVSFKLRGKRVFKMAPLHHHFELSGMPETRVVAMFMIATAILCLVALMSL from the coding sequence ATGAAGTATTTTGCGATGGTTGTGATACTTGCCTTTCTTGCCACGCTTTTGATGGGCATACTTCTGATTCCCTGGCTGAAGAAACTGAAGTTCCGGCAAACGGTGAGGGAGGACGGGCCGAAAAGTCATTTAGCCAAAACGGGAACGCCTACCATGGGAGGATTGCTGTTCCAGATTCCGTTGATAGTCATCAGCCTGATTCTGACCAGGGGAAACCGGGACTTTGTTTTTTTTGCCGTTCTGTCCACGGTCGGTTTTGGGCTGATTGGTTTTCTGGATGATTATATCGGAATCGTGAAAAGCCGCTCCCTCGGACTGCGTGCCTATCAGAAAATCATCGGACAGCTGGTTCTGTCTGTGGCACTGGCGTATTATGCCTATACCAATGAATATATCGGCAGCAGCGTCATCCTGCCCTTTGTGGGGAAGGAATGGGATCTTGGAATCTTTTATATTCCCGTCACTGTGTTTATTATTATCGGTACGGTAAACAGCGTCAATCTGACCGATGGGCTGGATGGACTGTGTTCCGGCGTAACGCTGATTGTTTCTGCCACGCTGAATATTATTTTGCTTTCTGTCTGTCAGATGGACCGGACCCGGCATATCGCCTATCTGGCAGAAAACTACGGGGAACTGCTGATCTTTTCTGCGGCGCTGACCGGCGGCTGCCTGGGATTTTTACGTTATAATGCCCATCCCGCACAGGTTTTTATGGGGGATACGGGATCCCTTGCATTGGGAGGCGCTGTTGCGGCCCTTTCCGTTCTGCTCCGGATTCCTCTCTGGCTTCCTATAATCGGCGGGATTTATATGGTCGAGGCCCTTTCCGATATTATTCAGGTGGTTTCCTTCAAGCTGAGAGGAAAACGGGTTTTCAAAATGGCACCCCTGCATCATCATTTTGAGTTGTCAGGTATGCCGGAGACCAGAGTGGTTGCCATGTTTATGATTGCGACAGCAATCCTGTGTCTGGTTGCCTTAATGAGTCTTTAG
- the murF gene encoding UDP-N-acetylmuramoyl-tripeptide--D-alanyl-D-alanine ligase: MRPLSIEETATAAHGRLIRKGKAPGITGVSTDTRTMRPGDLFVPLIGERFDGHKFLPQAVQKGAAAVLTQDLRNPLPDGISTIYCENTLTSLQELAAWYLKSMRIPVVAVTGSTGKTSTRDMIACVLSEQYCVLSTQGNFNNAIGLPLTLFRLEPCHQVAVLEMGMSGFGEIRRLAGIAPPRIAVLTNIGISHIEKLGSRENILKAKLEILERFQAGCTAVLNDDNDLLHQEGNRMEERKAPFSLVRFGTGPGADYRAEGLRPAGESGMEYTLVADGARFPVRLRVPGRHNVLNSLAAIAVGRSLGIGMDQICSGLLKHTGGQMRLHIENIGRDADIKIIDDVYNASPDSVHAAMELLRNMAGGRKIAVLGDMMELGDYSERAHRQIGEMVAEYGTDILITKGNYSSWIADGAKEAGMPAQSIYHFPENRGVIRWMKDGLSGGDRILIKGSRAMKMEEIVAYLKGGDFFG; this comes from the coding sequence ATGAGACCTTTGTCCATTGAGGAGACAGCAACTGCGGCACATGGAAGGCTGATACGGAAAGGGAAGGCGCCTGGGATTACCGGCGTATCCACGGATACACGGACCATGCGGCCCGGTGATCTGTTTGTTCCCCTGATCGGGGAACGGTTTGACGGGCATAAATTCCTGCCGCAGGCGGTTCAAAAGGGTGCTGCCGCAGTTTTGACGCAGGATCTTCGGAATCCTTTACCGGATGGCATATCCACCATATATTGTGAGAATACCCTGACTTCCCTGCAGGAACTGGCTGCATGGTATCTGAAATCCATGCGTATCCCTGTTGTGGCAGTCACCGGAAGTACCGGGAAGACCAGCACCAGGGATATGATTGCCTGTGTTCTGTCCGAACAATACTGTGTCCTAAGTACGCAGGGAAACTTCAACAATGCCATTGGACTGCCGCTGACCCTGTTTCGTCTGGAGCCCTGTCATCAGGTTGCCGTACTGGAGATGGGAATGAGCGGATTCGGCGAAATCCGGCGCCTGGCCGGCATTGCCCCTCCACGGATTGCGGTTCTGACCAATATCGGCATTTCCCATATTGAAAAGCTCGGGAGCCGGGAGAATATACTGAAGGCAAAGCTGGAAATCTTGGAACGATTCCAGGCGGGCTGTACCGCAGTGCTCAACGATGACAACGATTTGCTGCATCAGGAAGGGAATCGGATGGAAGAAAGGAAAGCACCTTTTTCGCTGGTGCGGTTTGGAACCGGACCGGGTGCGGACTACCGGGCGGAGGGGCTGCGTCCGGCAGGGGAATCCGGGATGGAATACACTCTGGTTGCAGACGGGGCAAGGTTTCCGGTCCGGCTGAGGGTACCCGGAAGACATAATGTACTCAACAGCCTTGCGGCGATTGCAGTCGGAAGGTCCCTTGGCATTGGAATGGACCAAATATGCAGCGGCCTTCTGAAGCATACCGGGGGACAAATGCGTTTGCATATAGAGAATATCGGACGAGATGCCGATATTAAAATAATAGATGATGTTTATAACGCAAGTCCGGATTCGGTCCATGCTGCCATGGAGCTGCTGCGGAATATGGCGGGCGGACGGAAAATTGCTGTTCTGGGGGATATGATGGAGCTGGGTGATTATTCCGAAAGGGCACACCGGCAGATCGGTGAAATGGTGGCCGAATATGGCACGGATATACTGATTACGAAGGGAAACTACAGCTCCTGGATTGCGGATGGGGCAAAAGAAGCAGGAATGCCGGCGCAGTCCATTTATCATTTTCCGGAAAACCGGGGAGTCATCCGGTGGATGAAGGATGGATTGTCCGGCGGGGACCGCATTCTGATCAAGGGATCCCGGGCCATGAAAATGGAGGAAATCGTGGCATATCTGAAAGGAGGAGATTTTTTCGGATGA
- a CDS encoding UDP-N-acetylmuramoyl-L-alanyl-D-glutamate--2,6-diaminopimelate ligase has product MQLREMLRDTEVLHAEGSLDIDINAITYDSRQATSGSLFFCIEGYRTDGHKYAAAAVEKGAVAVLLHRDIPLPEGITRVFVEDTRRAMGLISAVFHGNPSKDMILFGVTGTNGKTTTTYMIKSILEESGKKVGLIGTITNIIGNRKIPSQRTTPESPDLQKLLGDMSREGVEAAVMEVSSHSLALERVAGCNYEVGVFTNLTEDHLDFHGTMENYRNAKAKLFQQSRLAAINVDDENGRMILEGLKGKVFTYGIHQPADIFARDIEITAEGVSFHLHILGASIGINLHIPGLFSVYNALAAASACYAAGISLSDIRSGLESMRGVPGRFELLDTGTDYSVILDYAHTPDGLENILKTAGDLTKGRMITLFGCGGNRERAKRPMMGEIAGKYSDFCIVTTDNPRDEAPMAIINEILPGLRKTDCAFEVIENRREAIQYALKTAGKGDVILLAGKGHETYQLVKGRTYHFDEKEIVAEFLGKEKV; this is encoded by the coding sequence ATGCAACTGAGGGAAATGTTGAGAGATACAGAAGTTCTTCATGCAGAAGGATCCCTGGACATTGATATCAATGCAATTACTTACGATTCGAGACAGGCGACCTCCGGGTCCTTGTTTTTTTGTATAGAAGGTTATCGGACAGACGGGCATAAATATGCTGCAGCGGCAGTCGAAAAAGGGGCCGTGGCGGTGCTGCTCCACAGGGATATTCCGCTTCCGGAGGGAATCACCAGGGTATTTGTGGAAGATACCCGCAGGGCCATGGGCCTGATTTCCGCCGTTTTCCATGGAAACCCGTCAAAGGATATGATATTATTTGGCGTAACAGGTACCAATGGGAAAACAACCACTACCTATATGATCAAATCCATCCTGGAGGAATCCGGGAAAAAGGTGGGACTGATCGGGACCATTACCAACATTATCGGAAACCGGAAGATCCCGTCGCAGCGAACGACGCCGGAATCGCCGGATTTGCAGAAACTGTTGGGCGATATGTCCCGGGAAGGGGTGGAAGCGGCCGTTATGGAAGTCTCTTCCCATTCCCTGGCTTTGGAACGTGTGGCAGGTTGTAATTATGAAGTCGGAGTGTTCACCAATCTTACCGAGGATCATCTGGACTTTCATGGCACGATGGAAAATTACCGCAATGCGAAGGCCAAATTATTTCAGCAGAGCCGTCTTGCTGCGATCAATGTGGATGATGAGAACGGACGGATGATTCTGGAAGGCCTGAAAGGCAAGGTGTTCACCTACGGCATCCATCAGCCTGCTGATATTTTTGCGCGGGATATTGAAATCACAGCGGAGGGGGTGTCCTTTCATCTGCATATTCTGGGTGCCAGCATCGGAATCAACCTGCACATTCCCGGTTTGTTCAGTGTATACAATGCCCTTGCCGCAGCTTCTGCCTGCTATGCGGCGGGAATTTCCCTTTCCGATATCCGCAGCGGTCTGGAATCCATGCGGGGGGTTCCGGGCAGGTTTGAGCTTCTGGATACCGGCACTGATTATTCCGTTATTCTGGACTACGCCCATACTCCGGACGGCCTGGAAAATATCCTGAAGACAGCCGGGGATCTGACAAAAGGAAGAATGATTACCTTATTTGGATGCGGCGGGAACCGGGAACGGGCAAAGCGGCCAATGATGGGAGAGATCGCAGGCAAATACTCTGACTTTTGCATCGTAACGACGGATAATCCACGGGATGAGGCCCCCATGGCAATCATTAACGAAATTCTCCCCGGCTTGCGAAAGACGGACTGCGCCTTTGAAGTGATTGAGAATCGCAGGGAGGCCATCCAATATGCGTTGAAAACCGCAGGGAAAGGCGATGTCATCCTCCTGGCCGGAAAAGGTCATGAGACCTATCAGCTGGTCAAAGGCCGGACCTATCATTTTGATGAAAAGGAAATCGTTGCGGAGTTCCTGGGAAAGGAGAAAGTCTGA